One Scomber scombrus chromosome 1, fScoSco1.1, whole genome shotgun sequence DNA segment encodes these proteins:
- the tmem9b gene encoding transmembrane protein 9B, with the protein MKSVFLLQVFVLACFVPLSQVTAKNSEDIRCKCICPPYRDIEGQIYKQNVSLKDCNCLHVVEPMPVDGKDVEAYCLRCECKYEERSSGTIKFTIIMYLSILGLLLLYMVYLTLLEPMLKRRLFGHSQLIQSDDDVGDQQPFANAHNVLSRSHSRPNVLNKVEHAQQRWRRQVQEQRKSVFDRHVVLS; encoded by the exons ATGAAGAGTGTGTTTCTGCTCCAGGTTTTCGTGCTGGCGTGTTTTGTGCCACTCAGCCAAGTGACAGCGAAG AATTCTGAAGACATCCGCTGTAAATGCATCTGTCCGCCATACAGAGATATCGAGGGTCAGATCTACAAACAAAATGTGTCTCTCAAGGACTG TAACTGTCTCCATGTAGTGGAACCAATGCCGGTCGACGGGAAAGATGTGGAGGCCTATTGTTTACGTTGTGAGTGTAAATATGAAGAGAGAAGCTCAGGGACCATTAAG TTCACCATCATCATGTACCTCTCCATTCTGGGCCTGCTGCTTCTCTACATGGTCTACCTGACCCTCCTAGAGCCCATGTTGAAGAGGCGTCTGTTTGGACACTCTCAGCTTATCCAAAGTGATGACGATGTTGGG GACCAGCAGCCTTTTGCCAACGCTCACAATGTCCTGTCCCGTTCACACTCTCGACCCAACGTGCTGAACAAAGTGGAGCACGCCCAGCAGCGCTGGAGGAGGCAGGTCCAGGAGCAGAGGAAGTCTGTGTTTGACCGCCACGTTGTTCTCAGTTAA